The DNA segment TTTTTTCACCACGGGGACCATTAATTATGGAAATATAGAGccttctttatcttttttctagAATCTGAAATTTTACATGTGGGACGATTGATAGGGTAATAAAGTTGCACATATCTGCAAGTTTAAACTATTTTCATGTTTCATATATAATGATGGGTTAAAAGATGAAAGAAGACAAATAGATCGAAGAGATATGAATTCTTACCCCTGGGCAGGACTAATCCAGCATAAGAAGCTGCAGCCCATGCAGAAAAGATCTTTTCTGCATGGGCTGCAGCTTCTTATTCTAACCGAAttaatttcatgataaaaagCCTGTTTTTTTGTCACGGATAATTTTGGAGACAATTAGTAGGTTTTTCCCACCAGTTTGTGTCATGGAGAAAGAATTCGTAGGAAAAACCATAATTTGTTGCAGTGAGAAATAAAAGTAAGTGATCAGTTAATATATACAGAAAAGTGATTTAAACAAAACTGTATAAACAAATCTATTCATTTATGTTACCAATAAATACAATAACTAGTTCATGTAGAGTCGCATCAATATTTCTTAAGTCTGACCCACTAGCGATCTATAGGGCCATAGAGAACAGTTTTCAGAGAATTACTacatctatataatttttttttttattacaaaagaTAAGTCGTTACACAATGACTTGGCAAGATCTTGACTTAGAAGAAGttaacttataaaatatataattgccTTACGCATGCATCATGGTACAAAATCACTTTTGTAAAACTAGCTCATCTTTTTGAGAATGCATCTTTTTTCACCACGGAGACCATTAATTATGAATATATAGAgccttcttcatcttttttctAGAATCTGAAATTTTATATGTGGGACGATTGATAGGGTAATAAAGTTGCACATATGTTAGCGTGGCATGCTCGTGACATTGATGATACCCTTTAATGGTGGAATAGTTGTctagatgttatttttaatagtgTGATTATATGCcttaattaagtatttgcaaTGATATGTACATCATTGACTTGACAGTTGACTTTCATTGTAATTTGTATCTTGCTAGTTTCTTGTTTGAATGAAGTTCAActgttctttaaaaaaataaaaataaaaaatcacttttttaaaactAGTCCTAAGTAGAcagtaattttaaaattttcaatgaaGAAGGGGGAGCtagtttgttaataaattttcaaattgtcttttcattttgtttattgtttctGAGATGTAAAAAATGTGATGTCTAATAATCCAACAGTACTTAGAAATCACTGATGCCCGCGCACAAGGTTATAATATTTCTAACATCATATGGTTGAGATAGAAAACTGATCACCTACATATCCGGCCAGTAGTACTAAGAAAGCAAATAATCCTGCATGTTTTGAcagaaaaaaaaggaatcaCATTAGCGAATCTTCAATTAAAAATGAGGTCAATATAGACCCTATCATGTATATATCCCTTGAAATGGATATTGTGTTAAAAAATGTTCATCCTAAAAATAATTAAGTTCAATAAATAATGCATGGTACTACTGCTAATCAGTTGGAGTGGGATATCCAAGAATTCAGCCAGGTCCGAACAAGTAGTACTTAAAttgcaaaagcaacataacgAAGCATTCAAGATCGACATAGATCAGCacagcatatatataatatctcatTAGAATTCTGAGctcaaatttattaattactcaCGAGTTTCAAGGCAAGAAACTTGATTATCGTCATGCACGTAGCAATAATCGTAGCTGCAGCTTCCACAATAAAGTCGGTACCATGAAAGCACAAAACCATATGAGAATAAATTGTGGAGGTCTGTACATGTGGAAATATTAATAGGATGATCAGCATCAATTATTCCTGGCCACGATGTCCGAGACATTTGCTCTATCGTGCACGACTCCTCCACATCCATCACACTCGCTTGGTCACGGCCAACAATAAGATATATGTACCGTTTGGAATATTGAGATAAAGACGAGTTGGAAGAAGACCCAGATCCTTTATTGATATTAGAACAATTTGTAGAAGCCGTGTACCAATAGAAATAGTTACTCGAAGGCATTGGCTTGTCACAATTCACAATAACCACTACTTTTGATATTGGTCTCATATAATATTGTAGATCATATGAAATATCCAATTCTGGCCAAGTCCTCAAATTATCATGATTTAGAAAATTACGAGGGATGAAGGAGTAATTATCCTCCTGAATACCTGAGTCTACAATTCGGATTGTGTAGTTGTTGTAATTGATTTGGCTTACGTAGTATTTACTACCATGTAAAAATAACAATGTATGGCTATTGTCATCACATGAGAGCTCATACCTTTGGTCTCCGCAGTTTGGTGGATCGGTTTTTAGTCGAAACGGATAACTGATGTTGGGGATATTGCCACAGGAAGAAGGAGGACAATAatgatgattatttttaatactAGAAGCTGAAGGAACAAGGATTAGGACCAGAATGGTACTTGTAAGGACCCTGAGTCCAGCAGAGAAGGCCATTCTTCTTCCCATCAACAGAGAGAGCCAGAGATCAGGGAGTTAGAGAAAGGAAGAGCTAGGATTAGGAAAGAGGGCGTGGTTAATTTCCACAGCTGTCTGTagacaaacatatatataaaatgtacaATAATGGAGATATAAAGGTACTACATTCAGGTACATTCAGGTCCAGGAGGAGTAAACATAAGCCCGCATTGATCAACAGAAGTTCACAAGAATATAATTGCATGGGTTGATGGAGTCAATTGTGAATACTATGAGAGACGAGGCAAAATTATTGTTGGTAGTGCATGCAGCTTTGTTGGCCAACTTGTTTTCTACAAAATTATGCCTTGACGCGCATGCTGATTTCTGATTACTgtgaagagaaaagaaaaagaaattagctATTCTTGCATCGTTTTACGCACGCGTACATATTTATTCAGAAATTGGATGCGAAATAGTACATGATCACATTCTTTCAACCAAGATTATACGCTCCGCTCTGcaatttttaattaagaataGATTAAAAGATTGTACGTTGGGGACTACtagttttgagtctttctattGACATTTTGGCATGATGAAGCATCCAAGAAAATGTTTGCACATGCATAGAGATGATGTAGATTAGCCCCACTTCGCACTGTGTAATTAAGAACAGATAATACCATGAGAGAGGCTTTCTTTTCTCGTATCTCTCATATCGTTCTCTCAATAGCCTTTCGGTAGTGGCAGGCATGTGCATTTTTCTCTTAAAAGAGAAGTTAAAACCCTAGAGTTTGAGTTcaacaagatatatatatatatatatatatatatatttttttttatgaacgAGTAATGGAGCTACGCGCCAGCACGTTTGtcctatattattataaaaaaaaaaattgttctaaAATATAAACATCCGGTATAcaagtactatatataataaaaatttatttttaaaaatgaaacgaAAATGATCTCAAAAAAAGAGACGTTGGGACCAAATTAAAATTTCGattaaaaaaacaacgaagTTGTTTACGTGTTTTCCCaaatcttttcttatttttttattctttccgaCGCCACAGCATCTCCTTATTTCTCAACCACTCACCCGTACCAACCCTCCCACTCAGTCCTCACCTAGGCCAACTTTGCCTCCTTCTCGCCCTTTTCTTATCTTTATCTCCTTCACGGATCAGCGGTTTTACAGTCTCCGCCTTATTTCACTTTAACAACCcgctatttctttcttttataattataaacttTGTTTGTCGAGTATCAATgacatatttttaaagatatcatGTAATTTTAAAGTAAGTtcagtattttaaaatttacgaatattttaaatgtgttaaaaatatttatatgtgatatttttagtattattagactaaatttaattttaaataacaaaattataatatttttgaacagctccaaaaatattataattatgaaaaattatttaatttaaatgattttagtcatttaaaaatattatgatatttaaattatgttaaaaactctaaattaatttaaatagttttattctcttcaagtaattaacaagacttgatcattttatttaatgatgaaggaatattattttatgaactttagtttataaaataatattatatcttaattcatctcaatgttttaaattaagtaaatgcttatgcattttcaaatcagtatttaaactcaccgttagatcgttttgaagatCCCAAGACGAATGACCTGGATTAATTACCCAAACCCCTACCCTTTTCCCCTCACTTTTccctttctcctctctctcctccctctccttctCCAACCCAGCGCCACCGTGCGCCACCCAGTCTCACCGATGGTCACCAGCCACCCCCTTCCCTCCGGTGACCTCCCCTACCTTGGTCTCTCTTCCtcacgtgctctctctctccccctagAGTAGCTCAACCGAAATGGGTTTCAAAGCCCATTTCTCCTCCTTGGGCCACCGTACGTGGCCAACTGGGCCTCTGAGCACCTCCACCAGCACCACAACCTCACAGGCTCCATCTCCACAACCTCCGCTCCCCGCAGCCCTCTCTCCTCCCTCGGATTTCCCCCCACACACATGCACGAAACCCATATTGGTTCCTTCACCACGTCGTCGTATGCAGCAACCCAGGCTGTCAGCCACCTCTCCATAGCCTCCCCTGCCACCTGTGGACCTCCTCTACCAAACCCAGTCTTCCCCTCCCTCTCAGTCGTGCAAACACACCGAGAACCCATAAATGGGTCTCTCACAAGGATTTACCACCACCGAAGGCCCTAGCGCCAATGTGCATAGGTTCTAACCCCTCAGAGCACCTCCCTTGACCACCATGGCACCTCCTAAGTCCTCCATGGCCAGCCTTAACCCCCGGCCTTGAAACCTATGAATTTCCCAATTTAGCTATACATGGCCCAAACTTCTCCATGGACCACGGTACCTACACCATGTGCCACCTCGGCACCACCATGAGACCACCACTCTAGGGCCACAACCAAGCCCTCCTACGCTCAGATCCACACCTGTAGCTACCTTCAATAGCCTAAATAGCCACCGTACGGGGTTTAACTGCCATGTACGACTCTTCCGACACCTTTAATCGTGACTGGCAGCGAGCAACGCACGGGTTATCCCGTTGATGCTATAAACCTATATCCctcattatttatgataaatgttagttgataggttgtgTACTGTGCtattagtattgtggagtttactgcgtagttgtgaagtgaagtgtggttgtgtagtgaagtgttagGTGTAGTTGTGGAGTGTgatgtgtagtgttgtggagtgtgatgtgtagtgttgtggactgtgttgtgaagtatgggtgCAAGGTGTGTGTCGTAGTTGTAATGCGGCTTAGTGTGTTAAGGGAGTACACGTGAGGTGTACTCCATATAGTgcggcgatgcaccgtgtggcaTGCGTCGTAGTGATGCGTAACGTAGTGTgaatggaagagagttcacgtgaagTGTACTCTCTGTAGTGTCATGATACACCAGATGATGTGTGACGATGTGGCACGAAGGTTTGGATGGTGTAGTTGAGGAGCGTAGAGCATACAGTGCAATGTTGGGAACTGTGGAACGGTGTTTTAAAGTAGTTGTAATGTGACCCTTCATAGTGACGAGTCTCACGATGTAGCTTGGGAGTAGTCTTAAGCTACTCGATGAGACCGAGGCGTAGAATGAATGAGTCTTGTCGTGTAAGTGTTGGGGTGAACTTGTAAAGGGCCGGGAAATAGGAAGGTGCTGCTGACAGGGTTTGAGTGGAAGTTGATAtcagagtatggagcttgtttatacaagcaagcGTTTAATGGACTATAAGTTGTTCTTATGTGATaaagggtaaggtacatgtgcatctggtgagacaTGTGTACCGGACGGATTTACCAGATATAATGAGTAATATGTCCTAAGTATGGTTGCACGATGTTTAAGTCTCAGAGTTgacttaaagtcatgtggcatgtatggatgggaatgaggattgagaatgggctaggatgcatgaaggtagtaaATGGTATGTTGTCTAGGATTGAGATGAGTGATTTAGCTGGTCTGAGTCATGCATTGGAATGGGGTTAATAAGAGAGTAAAAcaaaggtcttagtgtcttaaccctaaggtgaatcacagaggttcactttaaaggataagacctCAAAGTATAACGTTAGATTGGAAAAGATGACCCAAGTGGGTCCCAGAAAGAGGAAACGTGATAAGGAAGACATAGAAGATAGAGGTAGTGATGGTAAATGGACCCctaaggttttagcatagtaaatggcacataAGAACACAGGGATgaatggagagtgttccaagtgaagtgtagttctaGTTCTACTATAGTTGCTTATAtactagatagagaatgacgttgaggttatgtgtatgcatgtaagttgccatctgacatacatatgaatggactgcatgaaatgagtatggcatgtaGTCttggtaagtattatgttcatactcttctagagttttctaaagtaatgaaaatgaaaatgaaatgcttttcctATACAATGTTTATGAAAGAATGCTAGgtataagttttcaagcataagtatgtaacggcactccttggcagcccctttttacgcaccccaagtatgtaagtgtatgcatgtgaatggatggtaTACGTGGTAagtattatatgtattttcacgAAATGAAATGCGAGACTTAGGCCTTATGTTTTAAACGACGCAAGGAAAGAGTTTtaaatgtccctatgaactaatgctttaaaggatgcatgaactgatgttttaaatgatgccataaaAGACGATGTTtaaactcatgcttttaaaaaacttttacaAATGAACGGACTGAATTACTGAAAGaactgaaaaaattgaaaagaactgaaaggactaaaatgaatgaaaggactgaatgcTTTAATGTAAGAAAATACATAATGGCCACGTGAATGAACGGGTAagggtaccaaaggactggacTGGGTAGATTGTAATGccgagtaagtagtactggtaatGCACCCAATGCTACACCCTAAaggaatggattcctaacccgtGGCCACGGGTAGAATCAAGGTCCAAAATATCGCTAACCCTCACACATAGGATGTAATAGTGTGtaacggccaatgaaagtgataaaaaaaaaatgtatgcatgttaagaaagaatgtatacatgctaagactctttaagaaataaagACAGCAAGGCGTGAGAAATTGTTTcatgaaagaaaaccatttttaaagaaaaactccatcTCACAAggttttaaaaagaaatgaatgtcTATGTATTGTATGCATGGAATGATGAATgtatgactgaaaacctatgttgttatattttaactgtatgaagtaatgcttacgagtcatcgactcattttagtttttatgtgtgccctcctagggacaagatgagTATGATGTGTCAATACAGACACAGCCCAAGGAGAAGAGCACGAAAGCTTAACCACAACGTTTTGTACGAGAGacttcaatttataaatttaatgttttccgctgTAGCCTTCTAAATTAAGAAAcacttctatttataaatattgagtcttttgtatcctagcatgaaaggaaaagaaattctaAAACCAATGATAATTCCCGtctcttttcataaaattattttctaaaagacCCACCACAAGAACGAGTATTACAGTCACCATTCGTAGAAATTCTTAGGGATGATAATATGTGACACAATTCGTTAACCAAATACAAATATGATATGATAATAACGgatttgagtttaattttaactGGTTCGGATCAAAATAGGTTGACTCATTAAGACATGATTGTTTAACGGGTTAATAACAATCAACccgttaataaaattaaaattataattatatccttatacctaaaagtaacatttttagaattttaatttcgatatttttattatttagattgtaattttgaactaatagttgatttataatttttattgttaatgtgattttaacatttatataaaattatactaaatttaatcaagtcaaaccaATTAATTTCGAGTatattcaatccatttacataaatagatTGATACAACACGACTTGTTATGTTAACGAGCATGTAACCCACGCAATGTGCAGAAAATTATAGACGTAGATTTTTTTAGATCTATGTTTAAATATGCACTATGCATAATCAtgattaaaactatttaaaattaataattaataacaattgaTCAAACATCACTAAACAATTAATATGTTTAAACATCATCTCTATGTCACTAAATTTTTTAGACAAACGTGCCACTAACTGAGTGTCAAACTTCACTAAATTATTAGAAATACATGACATAACATTTTATTcaagtaaatatatattatagaaaataattttaaaaattttaagctTTTTATAtagaactaataataatattatttaaatgttttttgaTTTTCAAATTATAACTTAGTGAATAGTTATATTTTATCTACATCTATTAAAAGAAATAGCATAATGCTGGTTCATAAATAGAATTAATCATGCTTAAATAAAATCctttataatttattactgtaatctaattataaatcaatacttagtaatatattttaactgccATTGAATATAAGTGTCATTCTCATAAAAACATAATCCAAACTAAAACAAATTcaaatcaagcccaaatcttAAAAAGCAATCACTTTTGTCATGATTTATAATTCaagagaaattatataataaggGTCTTCAAATTggtaataattttaataaggATAGATCGTTTTTTATGCAATCATTTTAACTCTACATGTGTCTAACGGAAAAACTAGAGGCaaataaatcttaaaagaataaagtattcacttttgaaaaaaaaaaaaaggtttggaaTGTAATTTAGCCATTAAGAAGCAAATCTAACCTATTATGATTTACAGAGGGAGACTACGGAATTGACAAAAGCAAATCTAACTTCTTTTATGATTTACAAATGGAGGCTATAAGGAAAATAACATGATTTACTTAACAATTAAAGCTGCATATCTCACGttagagaagaaaataattttcaagcAAAAGGGGTCGTGCGAAAGACTCACCGAGAGGAAGGATAGATTGTGACAAAATTGGTAGCTGGACTGTGACTACCACAACGAAGGCTTTTGTGcagcaaaaaataaatttaggcTTAATTAGGCTCAAGAATAgtggagaaaagaaagaggattCAACATGATCTTATCGAGAGAAGATCAGATTGCTATGGTGGTGGCTGGGTCAGAACTTTTTGGGTTACTTAAATGGTCTTCCGACTCTCCTTATGATAACTCACCTTCAACACCTTCTAGGTGTCTTCCGATAGCAGTGAGGTAAGTGTTTCGGTTTGAAGAGAGATTGCAAAGGCTCTGTCGAGTTctctatttgattttttgaaagataGACTATATTTTGAAAAGTTGGCAAAATGGAAGATATATAGATAGGAGGAACCGTTTCaacatttgaaattcaaaatccaTCACTAATGAAGACTCGATATGAGAGCCTAAATTTATCTacgttagttttttttaatatagttcTCCATCCATTGTCTTGCAAAATCTATGAAAATTTGCCTCTAAGATTTTGTTTACTTATATGGGATTCACCAACTCCAATAAAGAACTCATCAAAGCCTATGTTCTTTGTTTCATGCCATATATGATGCTAATGAGTGGATGGCTTATTTCAACGGTAAGAAAGAAATGATAATCAAGAGAATTTCATTGGCATGGCTTCCGGATAGTTTTACTATGGGTTGTTTGAAAATCCAGAAATTGGGTCTATTTTATATCATTAAAGCATGAATCATTGCGAGGAAGAAAACATTGTGATGCTTTGAATCTTGGTTGAAATGTCGTTGTGATGCTTCAAATTTTGGCAAATTTTTCATGGGAACAATATACTGTTGAAACacggaagaaaataaacaatttttttcatcttgtcCCATTTTTTAGTTGGAATGCTCATCTCTAAGTGCAAATAAACGATTTTATGCAatttatataatacaaatacCAAATAAGTTTTAACTtcgattttatataattaaataaatggatcaggttatgatttgatattttgataTAATAAACTTAGCAAATCGGATTTGGATTTactcatataatataatatccaTTTGATATGAGACAAACACGACCATTCACACAATTTGATATCCCTAGAAATTGTAAGTCCGTTACACTTCAAACACCGAATACCAGACCAGGAAAATACGTCTTCTCCTTCAACAAACCGGACCCTTCAAACCAAGCATGAAGAAAAACCGAGCCTTCCACCACCAACCTTCACATCTCGGAAATCACCTCCTCACGCAACAACCCGAGTACCTCCACGCCGCTGCCAAACCCCTCCACGCCTGCCACCCAGACCTTGACGCACCAACAGTCACTGCCACCCTACGCAACTGACCTCTGTTTTTAGCAACCAAAACAGAGCACGGTGGTGCTCTCAACCCGTGCATGCCAGAAACCAAGCGACGACGCCGCAGCTCCGCTCTCCACGACCGTCCCAGAGGAGGTTGCCTAGCGCCACTGACCTCCGTCCAGCCACTTTCGGGTCGCCGAGCTCAGCCACGTGTTCCTCCCTCTTGGTGAGCAGCTGCCGATCACCCACCTCGTTTTCTccatctctctcactctctctctctctctctaggtgCGACGCCAGCTTCGTCTGAGTGCTCTCCTGCACGGTGGCTTCAATTCTGTTATCCTTCTGGGTAAGTTGCAGCCGCCCAATACCCCATCTTTCCATTCTGAAATTCAAAGCTATAAATTCTTTTTGACTCACCCATAAACCTAGTGTTTATAAAGGTTGAGCTATTTACGTTATTAACCTTACGTTTGTGAAGAGGGTAGATTAAAGATTTTAAAGGTTTCGGGTATATTCTTCATGGGCCTTATGTGTTCAAGTTTGGGTTTATCTTAGATTGggcttaatattttaaatttggtttagttttgattaaataattattttatcccATAAATTTGTTTCACAGAAAATATTAACATATGTTATTTTAGAtagattaaatattatttagtaCTTCCTATAAGTGATGAGTTACTAAATAAGATTCAAGAAGCAGCGCAGcaaggtaagtattatgtttgtactttatatatttttctaaatgatatgaaatgaaaatgaaaggaaagtgATAACAGTAGAAATGAATGTTGTCGGATCATTTAGCTCTTTACGAGCGAATGTACAAGGTGATGTTTTATGAGAAaggaaaacatttaaaaaaaaaaaacacacattgTAATGTTTCAAATGAAATGCATGTATTATGTATAACACGTAGATGAACGTGAATGAatgactgaaaatctatgttagtatattttgactgtatgaaatAATGCTTATTGAGTATTTGAATCCTTTTAGTTCAATTTTATATCGTTAAATCACCTAGGTCAGGATGATGATCATTACGAGCAGGCGGGCCAAGTTTAGAATGAACAGACTATGAATTTAGTATTTTCAATCCAGCCAATTTGAcaatttggttatgttttcttAAGACTGCTTATTTTATAAACTCTTTAAGTGATGAACAAAGATTTtagtaaaatatgaaaattatgtaagtctCTTGCCTGGCAATATGTACGTAAGCAAGTGACATTCCTGACCAGTATGTGAAAGGGGTGTTACATCCACGACTGCAACCAGGCGTGTCTCTAGCTTTGTCAGTTGAGTACTGATCAAGACTTGAGTCGCAAATATGGCATCAATCTTTGTATGTAAGTCAAAGATGTCAGCATTAATTTCTATATGTAAGTCAAACATGGCAGTACAGATCACCATACGCACTATATCGATCACTGTTAATGTATGTCCGCTGATCTCTACATGCACTATATCAGTCATCTCCTCACAAGTAGCTATGTGCTATGCCACGGCCTGTGTGGATGTCTCACTAGCCGATACTCCACGATATTCCGATTGTGGATCTCTGTGAGTATTGACATGGTCTGGAATAGGATCACAAAGACGAAGTATTAAGTATCTCGTGCTTCGTGTTAGGGTGGAGGAGTAGATCGGTCTCATCGACTCCCGAATATGCTGGACAATATTTGGTAGGATCGCGACATATAGTAGAAACTAGGTGATCAGGATCCCGAATGACAATATAGATGTCCTAACGTACCGAGcctctgatcgaatcctattgAATATATAATCCATTAGGTCTATATGAATGCCACGAGCAACGCATATCATAAACTTCTTCCGATCCATGCCAACCTCTATCTTGTCTTATTGAGGATTAATATTGTTGGTGATGATCAAGTTCATGATCAGTAAGAAACCAAATAgatctgcctgtttgatgctcttcatccCATCATAAGGAGGAGCATCTAGGCCAGCAACCAACTGCCTCACCTCATGATCAGAGAGGCCATCGAGTTCATCTGTATAAAATCCCTAGTCCTTAGCACTCTCCCCATCACCCAAAGCTggagactctctaggcaccacgtTTGGATATGTAGTGCGCAATCTAGGAATACCAATAAAATCGGCGAGTCTGTCTGTTGAAAATATAACTAAAGCTCCTCAAATAAAGATCGTGTATGCACCTCTATCATCTGAGCTAGCACCACTGAGCTCTTTATAAAACTCGGAGACGATGTCAATATAAGAAACGAGGTCCCATGCTTCGTCATTATGGTCAGGGGCAGACCTACATTTACCTAAGGAAAATATATCGTAGATGttaatcataatattattataaatacagAAAATGCCCCCCCCCCTTtccccaaaaaaaattataattcctAAATGCtctacaaaattttataaaattccaatatacttagaaatatctctctaatttttttcctatagtcctagaattttatataatttatatatattatttattttcaagagtgTGATCTCACCAAAgttaaatcaaaattaagtttcagataaataataaacttattaataaggatattaaagttttttgttatacaatattagatTTCTTAATTTGGAATCCtaagtgaaaatacaagaaaaacacTGCTTATGGTCTAGAATTGATGTCCAACCACAATCAATGATGTCTAATATCATGAAATGACCCTCCCAAATAAGAGTCAGAAAGTCATAAATTTTCACCTCACACTCTAATAAAATAGTTC comes from the Carya illinoinensis cultivar Pawnee chromosome 8, C.illinoinensisPawnee_v1, whole genome shotgun sequence genome and includes:
- the LOC122318053 gene encoding uncharacterized protein LOC122318053, translating into MGRRMAFSAGLRVLTSTILVLILVPSASSIKNNHHYCPPSSCGNIPNISYPFRLKTDPPNCGDQRYELSCDDNSHTLLFLHGSKYYVSQINYNNYTIRIVDSGIQEDNYSFIPRNFLNHDNLRTWPELDISYDLQYYMRPISKVVVIVNCDKPMPSSNYFYWYTASTNCSNINKGSGSSSNSSLSQYSKRYIYLIVGRDQASVMDVEESCTIEQMSRTSWPGIIDADHPINISTCTDLHNLFSYGFVLSWYRLYCGSCSYDYCYVHDDNQVSCLETRE